In Montipora capricornis isolate CH-2021 chromosome 4, ASM3666992v2, whole genome shotgun sequence, a single genomic region encodes these proteins:
- the LOC138047397 gene encoding ethanolamine-phosphate cytidylyltransferase-like: MDNHEVDHSEQKRRKQIRVWTDGCFDMVHFGHANALRQAKLMGDALIVGIHSDEEITLHKGPPVFNEQERYKMCKAIKWVDEVVVGAPYVTTVETLDKYKCDFCVHGDDITLTADGHDTYAAVKAAGRYKECKRTAGVSTTNLVGRMLLMTKEHFDRAPSPIGNLDPGQVSGASSDPSAKSPWTCVSHFLPTSQRIVQFSDGKEPNPGDKIVYAPGAFDLFHVGLLDFLAAAKKQGDYLIVGLHTDQVVNRYKGSNYPIMSLHQRVLSVLACRYVDQVIIGAPYAVTKELLDQFKVDLVVHGETNVMVDEDGKDPYKVAKEKGIFKVVSSGSLLTTRDIVERIIKNRMLFEERNRKKEKKEADCFAAIQKQKTQKQERKALEEKENV; the protein is encoded by the exons ATGGATAACCACGAAGTAGATCATAGCGAACAAAAACGCCGAAAACAGATCCGTGTATGGACCGACGGTTGTTTCGATATGGTTCACTTTGGGCACGCCAACGCTTTGAGACAAGCGAAATTGATGGGCGATGCCTTAATTGTAGGCATTCATTCAGACGAGGAAATCACGCTGCACAAGGGTCCACCGGTTTTTAACGAGCAAGAAAGATACAAGATGTGCAAAGCGATCAAGTGGGTTGATGAAGTTGTTGTGGGCGCCCCTTACGTGACAACAGTCGAAACTCTTGATAAGTACAAGTGTGATTTTTGTGTACACGGAGATGACATCACTTTGACGGCAGATGGCCACGATACGTATGCCGCTGTTAAGGCTGCTGGTCGGTACAAGGAATGTAAACGTACGGCTGGGGTGTCCACGACAAATTTAGTGGGACGGATGCTTCTGATGACAAAGGAACATTTTGACAGGGCTCCCTCGCCCATAGGCAATTTGGACCCAGGTCAGGTGAGCGGAGCCAGTTCTGATCCATCAGCCAAGAGCCCCTGGACCTGTGTCTCTCATTTTCTACCAACCTCCCAAAGGATCGTTCAATTTTCAGATGGAAAGGAGCCCAACCCTGGCGACAAAATTGTTTACGCCCCTGGTGCTTTTGATCTCTTCCATGTCGGATTGTTAGATTTCCTGGCGGCTGCAAAGAAGCAAGGGGACTATTTAATAGTGGGTCTCCATACAGATCAAGTTGTTAACCGATACAAGGGAAGTAACTACCCAATCATGAGCCTGCATCAGAGAGTACTTAGTGTGCTTGCTTGTCGCTATGTCGATCAAGTCATCATTGGTGCACCTTACGCAGTGACCAAAGAACTCTTGGATCAATTTAAG GTTGATCTTGTGGTTCATGGTGAGACCAATGTCATGGTAGATGAAGATGGTAAAGATCCCTATAAAGTTGCAAAGGAAAAAGGAATTTTCAAAGTGGTTTCAAGTGGCAGCCTTCTGACGACTCGTGATATTGTTGAAAGAATTATTAAAAACAG AATGTTGTTTGAAGAGCGGAACagaaaaaaggagaagaaagaaGCAGATTGCTTTGCTGCTATACAAAAACAGAAGACTCAAAAGCAGGAGAGAAAGGCACTtgaggaaaaagaaaatgtttaa